The window GGCTCAGCTTGGTTGGCCACTGCTTCCGGCACACGGCGATCTTCGGCATTAATCCGCTGCACCAATTCCAAGGTGCTGAGGTTATCAATCTCAAGGGTGGCGGGGTTACGACTTTCCGTCAGGGATCCGGGATCCCAGCTGTGGGGCATTGGGCTCATGACCACAGAGTCTCAGGATCCACTCCCAAGGAACGCAGATGAGCAGCGAGCCGTTCGGCTTTTTGTCGTTCCAATTCCGCTTGTTGTTGAGCCTGTGCTGCTTGTTGTTGAGCCTGTGCTGCTTGTTGTTGAGCCTGTGCTGCTTGTTGTTGAGCCTGTGCTGCTTGTTGTTGAGCCTGTACTGCTTGTTGTTGAGCCTGAACAAATTTTTGTCGCTCCTGCAGGGCTGCCTCGGCAGGTGTGGGGATCAACTCGCCCTCGGGGCCAAAGTAGCGGAGCTTACGGTCGTGGATGCCAAGATAAAGTCCCAATGCTTCGCTCCAGCGCCAACCCTGCTCATTGGCCGGAATCTCCTGATAGTGGGATCCCTGTAAGCGCCAGCCGGCAAACTCCAGCGATTCAGGGGAAAACCAGAAATATTCGGGTGTCCGAAAGATATTTTGGTAGATTTCTTTCTTGGTTGTTCTATCTGTCTGTGCGGTGGAATCTGACAGCAACTCGATGATCAAATCCGGATATCGACCGCCCTCCTCCCACACTACCCAGGAAGGGCGCGGCCATTGCACAACATTTTTAACCAAGAAGAAATCAGGGCCACGGAAGTCTTTGGTTTTTAATTGTTCTCGGTTGAAATAAATCGTCAGGTTGTAACCGATGAAGTAATCCTCTCGACCCAGCCAAAGCCATTCTAGAATGCTCACCAACAACAGCATTTGGGCAGCATGAAGTGAACTTTCCATTTCCGGTTCATCGCTCAATAAACCCTTTGCAGAGGGCATCTGTTCTGCCAACTGCTCAGCGGTGATGGGGGTGGGCAGAGAAAGGGGCTTGTCTTGTACCTGCATCGCTCGGGGAAGTGAACATGTCTCTAGCGTAACGGGATCCCTTCAGCGTTGGGGGATCCAAGTTGACCCTTTCAGCCCCATTCCGTAGGCCCGGTGCTAGAGTAAGCCCAGTTGAGAGATGGGGTTTGCCCGGATCCCTATGCCGAAAGTTCCTTTGCTGAAGCCGGATCAGGCTTATCCCTTCAGGAGCTACTTTGATCTCCCCTTTGAGCCGGAGGAGGTGCTGGCAGAATTTGGCTATACCTTTATCCAACGAAAGATCAGCTGGCCCAAAGTGGAACGACTACATGTGTAGCGGCCTTAGAATCTGCAAACTTGGAAAATAGCATCTTGGCTTAGATTTGATTATTCGCTCTGGGATCCTCACACAACCATGTCTGAGTTTCAACTGATTTCCCCCTACCAACCCACCGGAGATCAACCCAAGGCTATTGCCGAATTGGTGGATTCTATTCGTGCAGGTCATCGCTTTCAAACCCTGCTCGGGGCAACGGGCACCGGCAAAACCTTCACCATTGCCCATACCATTCAACAAGTTGGTAAACCGACCTTAGTGATGGCCCACAACAAGACCT of the Thermostichus vulcanus str. 'Rupite' genome contains:
- a CDS encoding Uma2 family endonuclease codes for the protein MQVQDKPLSLPTPITAEQLAEQMPSAKGLLSDEPEMESSLHAAQMLLLVSILEWLWLGREDYFIGYNLTIYFNREQLKTKDFRGPDFFLVKNVVQWPRPSWVVWEEGGRYPDLIIELLSDSTAQTDRTTKKEIYQNIFRTPEYFWFSPESLEFAGWRLQGSHYQEIPANEQGWRWSEALGLYLGIHDRKLRYFGPEGELIPTPAEAALQERQKFVQAQQQAVQAQQQAAQAQQQAAQAQQQAAQAQQQAAQAQQQAELERQKAERLAAHLRSLGVDPETLWS